Proteins encoded in a region of the Dreissena polymorpha isolate Duluth1 chromosome 6, UMN_Dpol_1.0, whole genome shotgun sequence genome:
- the LOC127833984 gene encoding serine/threonine-protein kinase PRP4 homolog: MARSDSDGSPSYRSRKYCQSSFDDSNQRSPKRKHSRSYSWSPDRNDKNSSNSGKRFRDSTSSDSRSKSRSPIRRRKDFSGSCERDSKRMDRNTKISDRSYSRSKSRSPIARNRSPVQRTRSPVQRNRSPAWNDRMKSPIQKGRESNEDQVWRKNNENGYTGRHKDRELQYDVFERRRTDRERICALGAPEVWGRSPSPQHSEVYVCI, translated from the exons ATGGCCCGCTCAGACAGTGATGGGTCACCAAGCTATCGATCCAGGAAATACTGTCAATCCTCTTTTGATGATTCCAACCAGAGGTCACCAAAAAGGAAACATTCAAGGTCATATTCGTGGTCACCAGACAGAAATGATAAGAACTCATCAAATAGTGGTAAAAGATTCAGAGACAGTACTTCTTCAGATAGTagatcaaagtcaaggtcaccaaTTCGTCGTAGAAAAGATTTTTCTGGATCTTGTGAAAGAGACTCAAAACGCATGGACAGAAACACTAAAATCAGTGATAGATCGTATTCAAGGTCCAAAAGTAGATCACCTATAGCCAGAAATAGGTCACCTGTGCAAAGAACAAG GTCACCTGTTCAAAGAAATAGGTCACCAGCTTGGAATGACAGGATGAAGTCACCAATACAGAAAGGTCGTGAGTCAAATGAAGATCAGGTGTGgagaaaaaataatgaaaatgggTATACTGGGAGACATAAAGACAGAGAGTTACAGTATGACGTTtttgaaag ACGAAGGACAGACAGGGAGAGGATTTGCGCACTGGGAGCCCCTGAAGTCTGGGGCAGATCCCCATCACCACAACACTCAGA AGTCTACGTGTGCATATGA